One stretch of Roseimicrobium sp. ORNL1 DNA includes these proteins:
- a CDS encoding condensation domain-containing protein translates to MAIKEVTQSDIRDWLIAKVADTLKCAPEDIGLEESFTSLGLDSLSMLMLTGDLAAWLGRDLHATVLLKHPSIEEVAELLARSGQGELELQKPSSSREHPLPATLAQERLLKHASLPPERDANIVNPRFILKGNLDVEALRRALAEMVSRHEMLRTTFALHEGTYVQIVHPTGPAIVEEVDWTAEDSTQTEEQLLRRARERVMKPMNIGALPLFDTTVIKIAEQDYRLMLVFHHLLCDADALRVFFGELGRLYSAFCKGYPPALEPLEWQIADFAVWEREWLRPEGEPYQERLAWWRDYWKMPPKELHFPFAWRQPPTTIPSRATTRHGLVPLETKERAEAFARQSQTTLYTVFFAAFATYLCDRLGEQEAIVGTYVSDRKRMAAGQLMGMFVSMVPVRVKVSPDSTFREYVLQLRGELDELSLRRELPFEKLVEHLQATGQEVPQVQVVYQHMHLPGEALSLEGVESRGWLEHGQRLETSGLSLSTVSSPNDLDVWMSFDGLLYDPDEVEVFLQGFVTHLQALMNEPDQWLADLKQGEGPPEWENMFGPG, encoded by the coding sequence ATGGCAATCAAGGAAGTGACTCAGAGCGACATCCGGGACTGGCTCATTGCAAAGGTGGCAGACACCCTGAAGTGTGCACCGGAAGACATTGGGCTGGAGGAGTCCTTCACCAGCCTGGGTCTGGATTCCCTGTCGATGCTGATGCTCACGGGGGATCTTGCCGCATGGCTGGGACGTGATCTCCATGCCACGGTGCTGCTCAAGCATCCGTCGATCGAAGAAGTGGCGGAGTTGCTGGCGAGGTCCGGGCAGGGCGAGCTGGAACTGCAGAAGCCCAGTTCCTCTCGCGAGCATCCGCTGCCTGCCACACTGGCCCAGGAACGTCTTCTGAAACATGCCAGCCTTCCGCCCGAGCGCGACGCGAACATCGTGAATCCACGGTTTATCCTGAAAGGGAATCTCGATGTGGAAGCCCTGCGCCGCGCGCTCGCTGAAATGGTCAGCCGGCATGAAATGCTGCGCACCACGTTTGCTCTGCATGAGGGCACCTATGTCCAGATCGTGCATCCCACCGGGCCAGCGATAGTGGAAGAGGTGGATTGGACAGCGGAGGACTCGACGCAAACCGAGGAACAATTGCTGAGGCGTGCGCGCGAGAGGGTGATGAAGCCCATGAATATCGGCGCTCTTCCGCTGTTCGACACCACAGTCATCAAGATTGCGGAGCAGGATTACCGCTTGATGCTGGTCTTTCACCACCTGCTCTGTGATGCGGATGCGTTGCGTGTTTTTTTCGGGGAGCTGGGGCGGTTGTACTCCGCCTTTTGCAAAGGCTACCCACCAGCCCTGGAACCATTGGAATGGCAGATCGCAGACTTCGCGGTGTGGGAGCGGGAATGGTTGCGGCCTGAGGGCGAGCCCTATCAGGAGCGCCTGGCATGGTGGCGGGACTATTGGAAGATGCCACCCAAGGAATTGCACTTTCCCTTCGCCTGGAGGCAACCGCCCACGACCATTCCCTCGCGGGCGACCACGAGGCACGGCTTGGTACCGCTGGAGACGAAAGAGCGCGCGGAGGCGTTTGCGCGACAGTCGCAAACAACCCTGTACACGGTGTTCTTCGCAGCCTTCGCCACTTATCTTTGTGATCGGCTGGGTGAGCAGGAGGCGATCGTCGGCACTTATGTGTCTGATCGCAAGCGCATGGCTGCGGGCCAGCTCATGGGCATGTTCGTCAGCATGGTGCCGGTGCGTGTGAAGGTCTCGCCGGACAGCACATTCCGTGAGTACGTACTGCAACTGCGCGGTGAGTTGGACGAGCTTTCATTGCGCCGGGAGCTTCCCTTTGAGAAGCTCGTCGAGCATCTGCAGGCTACCGGACAAGAAGTTCCGCAAGTGCAGGTGGTGTATCAGCACATGCATCTTCCCGGTGAAGCTCTCAGCCTGGAGGGCGTGGAGTCCAGAGGCTGGCTTGAGCATGGACAGCGACTGGAGACATCAGGCTTGAGCCTTTCCACCGTCAGTTCTCCAAACGATCTGGACGTGTGGATGAGCTTTGACGGACTGCTGTATGATCCGGACGAGGTGGAAGTGTTCCTGCAGGGATTTGTGACGCACTTGCAAGCGTTGATGAACGAGCCGGATCAGTGGCTGGCGGATTTGAAGCAAGGAGAGGGGCCTCCTGAGTGGGAGAATATGTTTGGGCCGGGTTGA
- a CDS encoding fatty acyl-AMP ligase produces MLTPQHSIRGEAALGAGTGVPHRVQTLMDLVEHHAATGGQSRAFVFLQDGVQETAFLTYPELDRQARSVAAWLQSQGLEGQRALLLFPSGLEFVVAFLGCLYASVIAVPANPPRLNRKAHRLRAMVEDSQAALALTTSRMQERIRPALVEAGIEGLAFASVDSLTAGLESQWRRPAVNSESLAFLQYTSGSTSQPKGVMVSHGNLLANHRMMQEAFGQTKDTRIVTWLPLFHDMGLIGNVLQALYLGTECAIIPPEVFLMKPVCWLQAMAQRRATFSGAPNFAYELCAQKISGEQCLGLDLGSWETAFCGAEPVRHATMERFAATFASCGFRKQALYPCYGLAEGTLFVAGAGKSTGAHAACFSAASLENHRAQEVSVAEAGTPSRILVSCGHTWGQQQIVIVDPETRERCAPGMIGEIWISGPNVAQGYWLGGMKTTHGFDASLPDVEGAHFFRTGDLGFIHDGGLYVSGRIKDLIIIAGRNHDPGDIEHTVCASHPSIRSSGCAAFQAEVEDDAKLIIAVELERTSDGQNGAATLISPIASALQTIVKHIREAVAAQHDLSVHEVVLLRPAALPKTSSGKIQRHATKVAWMDRSLKLWQSRK; encoded by the coding sequence ATGCTGACCCCGCAGCACAGCATCCGGGGAGAGGCCGCACTCGGCGCGGGAACTGGCGTGCCGCACCGCGTGCAGACCTTGATGGATCTGGTGGAGCATCATGCTGCGACGGGTGGACAAAGCAGGGCCTTTGTATTCCTGCAGGACGGTGTTCAGGAAACGGCATTCCTCACGTACCCGGAATTGGATCGGCAGGCGCGATCCGTCGCCGCGTGGTTGCAATCACAAGGACTCGAAGGGCAGCGTGCGCTGCTGCTGTTTCCTTCCGGGCTGGAGTTTGTGGTGGCGTTTCTGGGTTGTCTTTATGCCAGTGTGATTGCTGTCCCGGCCAATCCTCCGCGCTTGAATCGCAAGGCACACCGGCTGCGCGCCATGGTGGAGGATTCGCAGGCGGCATTGGCTCTCACCACCTCGCGCATGCAGGAGCGCATTCGTCCTGCATTGGTAGAGGCAGGCATAGAGGGACTGGCTTTTGCCTCCGTGGATTCCCTAACTGCAGGATTGGAGAGCCAGTGGCGACGACCTGCGGTGAACAGTGAATCACTTGCGTTTCTGCAATACACTTCAGGCTCTACGTCGCAGCCCAAGGGCGTCATGGTCAGTCATGGAAATCTCCTGGCCAATCATCGCATGATGCAGGAGGCCTTTGGTCAGACGAAGGACACACGCATTGTCACCTGGCTGCCGCTGTTTCATGACATGGGTTTGATCGGCAATGTGCTCCAAGCCCTCTATCTAGGCACCGAGTGCGCCATCATTCCTCCCGAGGTCTTTCTCATGAAACCAGTCTGCTGGCTGCAGGCGATGGCGCAACGACGTGCCACCTTCAGCGGTGCTCCGAACTTCGCCTACGAACTGTGCGCGCAAAAGATCTCGGGGGAGCAGTGCCTTGGCCTGGACCTTGGCAGCTGGGAGACCGCGTTCTGCGGTGCGGAACCGGTGCGTCATGCCACCATGGAACGGTTTGCCGCAACATTCGCCTCGTGCGGTTTTCGAAAGCAGGCGTTGTATCCCTGTTATGGACTCGCGGAGGGGACGCTGTTTGTCGCGGGAGCAGGCAAGTCCACAGGTGCGCATGCGGCGTGTTTCAGCGCTGCGAGTTTGGAGAATCATCGCGCGCAGGAGGTGTCAGTCGCTGAAGCGGGCACTCCCTCACGCATCCTTGTAAGCTGCGGTCACACGTGGGGACAGCAACAGATCGTGATCGTGGATCCAGAGACAAGGGAACGCTGCGCACCGGGAATGATTGGAGAAATTTGGATCTCGGGCCCGAACGTGGCGCAGGGATATTGGCTAGGTGGGATGAAGACGACGCATGGCTTTGATGCCTCTCTGCCTGACGTGGAAGGCGCGCATTTCTTTCGCACCGGTGATCTGGGTTTCATCCATGACGGTGGGTTGTATGTCTCCGGTCGTATCAAAGACCTGATCATCATTGCCGGTCGCAATCACGATCCCGGCGACATCGAGCACACGGTGTGCGCGAGCCATCCGTCGATTCGCTCATCAGGTTGCGCGGCCTTCCAGGCGGAAGTGGAGGATGATGCGAAACTCATCATCGCAGTGGAACTGGAGAGAACCAGCGACGGGCAGAATGGTGCCGCCACGTTGATATCTCCGATTGCATCCGCCTTGCAAACCATCGTTAAGCACATTCGCGAAGCGGTCGCGGCGCAACATGACCTATCCGTTCACGAAGTGGTGTTGCTGCGTCCAGCTGCCCTGCCGAAGACATCGAGCGGAAAAATACAACGCCATGCAACCAAGGTAGCGTGGATGGATCGATCTTTGAAGCTATGGCAATCAAGGAAGTGA
- the waaF gene encoding lipopolysaccharide heptosyltransferase II: MARTGFGKSISRAGQYLIYLLFRSVEVVLGLMPLKACALVGRACGLIGHTFFPSYRKLAQANLRIAFGREKDDAWIKATAREHFASLGQNFLCGLKLPLMSQKDVESHVTVEGMHHAEAVAAEGKPLLYAVCHLSCWEIFTQVPSLFTSGSIKPASVFQPLGNSFLNEHVKRRREKLGYTLFDRSQGFSGPIQHMRTYKGAMGVLVDQHAGDKGVWCPFFDRLASTSSLAALMSLRVDTPLVPIAMFNDGLARWRMVCYPPINSGEKKTTAEGLTAMLNIALEIVIRRAPENWFWVHNRWKTPQPEFLLSKYRRGIALPVGYDISRLQKFNLLVRSPNWLGDACMTLPAIRALKRGRPDLRLTILTPSKLAELWKAVPEVDDIIGKEKGEGIRAVARKVRQRATYDAAILLTNSTRSTLELWHADIPRLVGYRGSLRARWLHQIVPEPKVTGPPEHHADRYIRLAANCGAKVDDPSLFDVAGSGVANAGAVTSIGICAGAEYGPAKRWPLERFAEVAKRLSATWPEVEWVFFGAPNEKAMGEELSRLIPQVKHTNLVGKTSLSELIARLRTCRLLLTNDTGTMHLAASLGVPTVSIFGSTEPVLTGPLGPQHRVVRYHVPCSPCFRRECPFGHYDCMTKVTPDRVEQVMREALPELASQAHTVSS; this comes from the coding sequence ATGGCGCGCACGGGCTTTGGAAAGAGTATCTCGCGGGCGGGGCAGTACCTGATTTACCTGCTGTTCCGCTCGGTGGAGGTCGTGCTTGGCTTGATGCCGTTGAAGGCCTGCGCACTGGTGGGCCGTGCCTGTGGTCTCATCGGGCACACATTCTTTCCCAGCTATCGCAAACTGGCACAGGCGAATCTGCGCATCGCCTTTGGCCGGGAGAAGGATGATGCTTGGATCAAGGCCACGGCACGTGAGCACTTCGCCTCTCTTGGGCAGAATTTCCTCTGTGGCTTGAAGCTGCCGCTCATGTCCCAGAAGGACGTGGAGTCCCACGTCACCGTGGAGGGCATGCACCATGCGGAAGCGGTGGCCGCAGAGGGGAAACCGCTGCTCTATGCCGTTTGTCATTTGAGCTGTTGGGAAATCTTCACGCAGGTGCCCTCCCTCTTCACCAGTGGCAGTATAAAGCCTGCCAGTGTCTTCCAGCCCCTCGGCAATTCGTTTCTGAATGAGCATGTGAAGCGTCGCCGGGAGAAGCTGGGCTACACGCTCTTCGATCGCAGCCAGGGCTTCAGCGGTCCCATCCAGCACATGCGCACTTATAAGGGAGCCATGGGGGTGCTGGTGGATCAGCATGCCGGGGACAAGGGGGTGTGGTGTCCCTTCTTTGATCGCTTGGCCAGCACCTCCAGCCTTGCGGCACTCATGTCGCTGCGCGTAGACACGCCGCTGGTTCCCATCGCGATGTTCAATGATGGTCTGGCGCGCTGGCGCATGGTCTGCTATCCGCCCATCAACAGCGGTGAGAAAAAGACCACGGCGGAAGGACTCACCGCGATGCTGAATATCGCGCTGGAGATTGTGATTCGCCGGGCTCCGGAAAACTGGTTCTGGGTGCACAATCGTTGGAAGACTCCCCAGCCAGAATTCCTGCTCTCAAAGTATCGGCGTGGTATTGCACTCCCCGTCGGCTATGACATCAGCCGGCTGCAGAAATTCAACCTGCTGGTGCGCTCACCGAACTGGCTGGGGGATGCGTGCATGACGCTTCCTGCGATCCGCGCTCTGAAGCGCGGTCGCCCGGATCTGCGCCTCACCATTCTCACCCCATCGAAGCTCGCAGAACTTTGGAAGGCGGTGCCGGAGGTCGATGACATCATCGGCAAGGAGAAGGGCGAAGGCATCCGCGCCGTGGCGCGGAAGGTACGGCAGCGCGCCACCTATGACGCGGCCATCCTGCTGACAAACAGCACCCGCTCCACGCTGGAACTGTGGCATGCCGATATTCCTCGGCTGGTCGGGTACCGTGGCTCCCTTCGTGCGCGCTGGCTGCACCAGATCGTGCCGGAGCCCAAGGTGACGGGACCACCCGAGCACCATGCGGACCGTTACATTCGCCTCGCGGCGAACTGTGGCGCGAAGGTGGATGATCCGTCGCTCTTCGATGTGGCTGGTTCCGGTGTGGCGAATGCTGGTGCTGTAACCTCCATCGGCATTTGCGCCGGCGCTGAGTACGGACCTGCGAAACGTTGGCCGCTCGAGCGATTTGCCGAGGTGGCGAAGCGGCTTTCCGCCACATGGCCGGAGGTGGAGTGGGTCTTCTTTGGCGCGCCTAACGAGAAAGCCATGGGCGAGGAACTCAGCCGCCTCATACCCCAGGTGAAGCACACCAATCTGGTCGGCAAGACCAGCCTGTCCGAGTTGATCGCACGCCTGCGCACCTGTCGCTTGCTGCTCACAAATGACACCGGCACCATGCACCTCGCTGCGTCACTGGGTGTGCCCACGGTGAGCATCTTCGGCAGCACCGAGCCCGTGCTCACCGGGCCGCTGGGACCGCAGCATCGCGTGGTGAGGTACCATGTGCCCTGCAGTCCGTGCTTCCGCCGCGAGTGCCCCTTTGGCCACTATGATTGCATGACCAAGGTGACGCCGGATCGGGTGGAGCAGGTGATGCGCGAGGCCTTGCCGGAGCTGGCATCGCAGGCTCATACCGTCAGCAGTTGA
- a CDS encoding OmpH family outer membrane protein has product MKYLSALIAALSLTAATHAADLKIGVVDMGRVLDEFHETATARNLLSTNKAKFDEEMQEMLGKLKKLDGEAKQLMKEARDPVLSEQIRAKKAGEFDSKASELRSLSEQLEKERRRRDGQLQNEAALQRQQIYGKVLKVVAEKSKADGYDMVFDKSAVGVTGFPVMLHAKEGVMQDFTSEVIVQLNKDAPAGGAAAPAPAPAPAPEPAPAAPAKKSSKK; this is encoded by the coding sequence ATGAAATATCTCTCTGCGCTCATTGCTGCTCTGTCCCTTACCGCTGCCACCCACGCTGCTGATCTCAAGATTGGCGTCGTGGACATGGGCCGCGTCCTCGATGAGTTTCACGAAACCGCGACCGCCAGAAATTTGCTGTCCACGAACAAGGCCAAGTTCGACGAGGAAATGCAGGAGATGCTTGGCAAGCTGAAGAAGCTCGACGGAGAAGCCAAGCAGTTGATGAAGGAAGCTCGTGACCCGGTCCTCAGCGAACAGATCCGCGCGAAGAAGGCGGGCGAGTTCGACTCCAAGGCCAGCGAACTCCGCTCCCTCTCCGAGCAGCTTGAAAAGGAACGCCGCCGCCGCGACGGCCAGCTTCAGAATGAAGCTGCCCTGCAGCGCCAGCAGATCTACGGCAAGGTGCTCAAGGTGGTGGCTGAAAAATCCAAGGCTGATGGCTACGACATGGTGTTCGACAAGTCTGCTGTCGGCGTGACCGGTTTCCCGGTGATGCTGCATGCCAAGGAAGGCGTGATGCAGGACTTCACTTCCGAAGTGATTGTGCAGCTTAACAAGGATGCTCCTGCGGGTGGTGCGGCTGCTCCCGCTCCTGCCCCCGCCCCGGCGCCGGAGCCTGCTCCCGCTGCGCCTGCGAAGAAGAGCTCGAAGAAGTAA
- the ruvB gene encoding Holliday junction branch migration DNA helicase RuvB, with protein MSSNFYDQTAAAPDSPFDVALRPPDFSEFTGQERVKERLMLMVEAAKQRGETLTHVLLCGPPGLGKTTLANILATAMGSRLHSASGPQIERAGDLAGILTNLQERDVLFIDEIHRLHPSIEEYLYPAMEDFRLDIIIDQGPKARTIRLDLPPFTLVGATTRAGMLTAPMRGRFGIPNRLDYYTAEELKGILIRSAKLMQVEMYPAGAEEIARRSRGTPRVANHLLRWVRDYAQVRAQNIITGEVGAAALTMLDIDEDGLDEMDKRILDAVINKFNGGPVGLNSVAVAVHEDASTLEDVHEPYLVMQGYVQRTPRGRIAMPAAYKKLGLPVPIALRDIQGARDAQGELFG; from the coding sequence TTGAGTTCCAATTTCTACGATCAGACCGCTGCCGCCCCGGACTCGCCGTTCGATGTGGCGCTGCGCCCGCCGGACTTCTCCGAGTTCACCGGCCAGGAACGTGTGAAAGAGCGGCTCATGCTGATGGTGGAGGCGGCCAAGCAACGAGGCGAGACCCTCACCCACGTGCTGCTCTGCGGGCCGCCCGGCCTGGGCAAGACGACGCTCGCCAACATCCTGGCCACGGCGATGGGCTCTAGACTGCACAGCGCCAGCGGTCCCCAGATCGAGCGCGCCGGGGACCTCGCGGGCATCCTCACCAATCTCCAGGAACGGGACGTCCTTTTCATCGACGAAATTCACCGTCTGCACCCGAGCATTGAGGAGTACCTCTACCCGGCCATGGAGGACTTCCGGCTGGACATCATCATCGACCAGGGACCCAAGGCCCGGACCATCCGGCTGGACCTGCCGCCCTTCACCCTGGTCGGGGCCACCACCCGGGCGGGCATGCTCACCGCCCCGATGCGCGGACGCTTCGGCATCCCGAACCGTCTGGACTATTATACGGCGGAGGAATTGAAGGGCATCCTCATCCGCTCCGCCAAGCTCATGCAGGTGGAGATGTACCCCGCCGGGGCGGAAGAGATCGCCCGCCGCTCCCGCGGCACCCCCCGCGTGGCCAATCACCTGCTGCGCTGGGTGCGTGACTACGCCCAGGTCCGCGCGCAGAACATCATTACCGGGGAAGTGGGCGCCGCCGCGCTCACCATGCTCGACATCGACGAAGATGGGCTCGACGAAATGGACAAGCGCATCCTCGACGCCGTCATCAACAAGTTCAACGGCGGCCCAGTCGGGCTGAACTCCGTGGCGGTGGCAGTGCACGAAGACGCCAGCACACTGGAAGACGTCCACGAGCCCTACCTGGTGATGCAGGGCTATGTGCAGCGCACCCCGAGGGGCCGCATCGCCATGCCAGCCGCCTACAAGAAGCTGGGCCTGCCCGTGCCAATCGCATTGCGTGATATCCAGGGAGCACGCGATGCCCAGGGCGAACTTTTCGGCTGA
- the bamA gene encoding outer membrane protein assembly factor BamA, with protein sequence MTFTNLVRITLALLVAGTFSARSFAQAALPTKKIVRSVQVVSAGGAQIDENRIKANMGTRAGQPFEEEVVERDIKNLYATGLVEMVDITTQDVAGGVNVLVKVTGRGAIGEVAFTGNTVFDADRLRKEVEVKINEPVEESKLFTGANKIRELYNKKGFADVSVEYKLESLPTAGFVRVVYHINEGARGVIHDIRFEGLTAVKEKALRSKLKLKEKRPWHLWGQSGKLNNDFLQEDIRTIERAVQDRGYVYAKVVQVRREPVGDDKIDLVFVIDEGRQYSVSGVAIEGNTVFTTEELNPALIMESGAAYSATDISNDEKMLSEYYGSRGYADARIDTSVVPAGTDSVKIVYRVTEGEKSYIRKINIEGNTKTQDRVIRRELAFAPGEEFNTVRIERSRSRLTNMGYFSAVDFRNNPTGTPGYKDIDITVTEQSTGSINVGAGFSSIDSLVGFFSLTQTNFDITNWPNFTGGGERFNIDIRAGDKRRDFSVSWVQPWLFGQRLSFGVDLFYRDLYYLSDVYDQREYGASLNLRKPIGEHAYAEVTFTSRQVEIMDVDDDASQIIKDEEGEYFQNKFDFSFVHDTRDNVYLTTSGHKVQAGAMVSAGGDVDAYGFSIEGAQFFSLPGNMILSFEGALRTVDGNDKVPIFERLFLGGANNLRGFDYRDVGPKDENGEPIGGLTSAYATAELTFPIIEKVRGAVFYDVGMVSGDSYDMGGDVNSDVGIGLRLYFLPTGPIRLDFGIPVQADEDNDSSGQFNFNLGYRF encoded by the coding sequence ATGACTTTTACCAACCTCGTTAGAATCACACTGGCCCTGCTGGTCGCCGGTACGTTTTCAGCACGAAGCTTTGCCCAAGCGGCTCTTCCCACGAAGAAAATTGTGCGCAGTGTGCAGGTGGTCTCGGCTGGCGGCGCCCAGATCGATGAAAACCGTATCAAGGCGAACATGGGCACGCGCGCAGGTCAGCCGTTTGAAGAGGAAGTCGTGGAGCGCGACATCAAGAATCTCTATGCCACCGGTCTTGTAGAGATGGTGGACATCACCACCCAGGATGTAGCAGGTGGAGTGAACGTCCTTGTGAAGGTGACGGGCCGCGGCGCCATCGGGGAGGTGGCCTTCACCGGCAACACCGTTTTTGACGCTGACCGCCTCCGCAAGGAAGTGGAAGTGAAGATCAACGAGCCCGTGGAAGAGAGCAAGCTCTTCACCGGCGCCAACAAGATCCGTGAGTTGTACAACAAGAAGGGCTTCGCCGATGTGAGCGTGGAGTACAAGCTGGAGTCCCTGCCCACCGCTGGTTTCGTCCGTGTTGTGTATCACATCAATGAAGGCGCACGTGGCGTCATTCATGACATCCGCTTCGAAGGCCTCACCGCCGTGAAGGAAAAGGCCCTCCGCTCGAAGCTGAAGCTCAAGGAAAAGCGCCCCTGGCACCTCTGGGGTCAGTCGGGCAAGCTTAATAATGACTTCCTGCAGGAAGACATCCGTACCATCGAGCGCGCCGTTCAGGACCGTGGCTATGTGTACGCGAAGGTGGTGCAGGTGCGCCGCGAACCTGTGGGTGACGACAAGATCGACCTCGTGTTCGTGATCGACGAAGGCCGCCAGTACAGCGTTTCCGGTGTGGCCATCGAGGGCAACACGGTCTTCACCACAGAGGAGCTGAATCCTGCCCTCATCATGGAAAGTGGCGCCGCCTATTCCGCCACGGACATCTCCAATGACGAGAAGATGCTGAGCGAGTACTATGGCTCCCGCGGTTACGCAGATGCCCGCATTGACACCAGCGTTGTCCCCGCCGGGACAGACTCGGTGAAGATCGTGTACCGCGTCACGGAAGGTGAAAAGTCCTACATCCGGAAGATCAACATCGAAGGCAACACCAAGACCCAGGACCGCGTCATCCGCCGCGAGCTTGCCTTCGCCCCTGGTGAAGAGTTCAATACCGTCCGCATCGAGCGCAGCCGCAGCCGCCTTACCAACATGGGCTACTTCAGCGCGGTGGACTTCCGCAACAACCCGACCGGCACCCCTGGCTACAAGGACATCGATATCACGGTGACCGAGCAGTCCACCGGTTCCATCAACGTGGGTGCGGGCTTCAGCTCCATCGACAGCCTGGTCGGCTTCTTCTCCCTGACCCAGACGAACTTCGACATCACCAACTGGCCGAACTTCACCGGCGGTGGCGAGCGCTTCAACATCGACATCCGTGCTGGTGACAAGCGCCGCGACTTCAGCGTGAGCTGGGTGCAGCCCTGGCTCTTTGGTCAGCGTCTGTCCTTCGGCGTGGATCTCTTCTATCGCGACCTGTACTACCTGAGCGATGTGTATGACCAGCGCGAATACGGCGCCTCGCTCAACCTGCGCAAGCCGATTGGCGAACACGCCTATGCCGAAGTCACCTTCACCTCCCGTCAGGTCGAGATCATGGATGTGGATGACGATGCCTCCCAAATCATCAAGGATGAAGAGGGTGAGTACTTCCAGAACAAGTTCGACTTCAGCTTCGTCCATGACACCCGCGACAACGTCTACCTGACCACCTCGGGCCATAAGGTCCAGGCTGGTGCCATGGTCTCCGCTGGCGGTGATGTGGATGCCTACGGATTCAGCATCGAAGGCGCCCAGTTCTTCAGCCTGCCCGGCAATATGATCCTGAGCTTTGAAGGCGCCCTCCGCACGGTGGATGGCAACGACAAAGTGCCGATCTTTGAGCGTCTCTTCCTCGGTGGCGCCAACAACCTCCGCGGTTTCGACTATCGTGACGTGGGTCCGAAGGACGAAAACGGCGAGCCCATCGGCGGCCTGACCTCGGCTTACGCCACGGCAGAACTTACCTTCCCGATCATCGAGAAGGTGCGTGGCGCGGTGTTCTACGATGTCGGTATGGTCAGCGGCGACAGCTATGACATGGGTGGCGACGTGAACTCCGACGTGGGTATCGGTCTCCGCCTCTACTTCCTGCCGACCGGCCCCATCCGTCTCGACTTCGGTATTCCGGTTCAGGCTGACGAAGACAACGACTCCAGCGGCCAGTTCAACTTCAATCTTGGCTACCGTTTCTAA
- a CDS encoding cytochrome P450, with the protein MLASLPQTTPSLEAEPDPLGHLLKMIHEQGDIVRYHSGYGLVHLFNHPDHVQAIVQNANFERTALMRMVLGDGLLASDGRYWQQQRRLLQPSFHEKCIHGFGHVIVQSTLGMLRRWEKEGATGEVLELCAEARRLTLEIILSVLFGEVPQEDVVRMVDAAQVIMAHVGDLSDVVFNVPLIIDPQLRERFLSAMEVMDSIVAELTQKAESGPRSARGIVSSLLQARDEGVLTARQVRDEIVTMIIAGHETTAIALSWAMALLSAHADVYERLVEEVDRVLDSRTPVVDDLSQLTYLRMVLDESMRLYPPVSVAVRQAVKEDTVAGVRIPAGGLVLVCSFTTHRHPDFWREPERFDPERFLPERSRDRHRYAFFPFLGGRHQCIGQGLVMIEAPLILALLLKHVKMHMPSGIRRYPLPGTALRLKEGFPITVEFRKPLPAC; encoded by the coding sequence ATGCTGGCCTCACTCCCCCAGACCACGCCATCACTGGAAGCGGAGCCTGACCCCTTGGGTCATCTTCTGAAAATGATTCACGAGCAGGGTGACATCGTGCGGTACCACAGTGGCTATGGTCTTGTGCATCTGTTCAATCATCCGGATCACGTGCAGGCCATCGTGCAGAATGCCAACTTCGAGAGGACAGCACTCATGAGGATGGTGCTGGGTGATGGACTACTCGCGAGCGATGGCCGCTACTGGCAGCAGCAGCGCCGGCTGTTGCAACCCTCGTTCCACGAGAAATGCATTCACGGATTTGGTCACGTGATCGTGCAATCCACTCTGGGCATGCTCCGTCGCTGGGAGAAAGAAGGTGCAACAGGGGAAGTGTTGGAATTGTGTGCTGAGGCGCGAAGACTGACCTTGGAAATTATTCTCAGCGTATTGTTTGGAGAAGTGCCGCAGGAGGATGTGGTCCGGATGGTCGATGCTGCCCAGGTGATCATGGCGCATGTGGGCGATCTTTCCGATGTCGTATTCAACGTGCCGCTGATCATCGACCCCCAACTCAGGGAACGTTTCCTATCAGCGATGGAGGTCATGGATTCCATCGTTGCGGAGCTCACGCAAAAGGCTGAGTCGGGTCCGAGGAGTGCACGAGGCATCGTGTCCTCCCTGTTGCAGGCGCGGGACGAGGGCGTGCTTACCGCGCGACAGGTGCGGGACGAAATCGTCACCATGATCATCGCCGGCCATGAGACCACGGCCATCGCACTCTCATGGGCGATGGCACTTCTCTCCGCCCATGCAGATGTCTACGAACGGCTCGTGGAAGAGGTGGATCGCGTGCTCGATTCACGCACTCCGGTGGTGGACGATCTCTCACAGCTCACCTACCTGCGCATGGTGCTGGATGAGTCCATGCGTCTCTATCCACCCGTGAGTGTGGCGGTACGGCAGGCCGTGAAGGAAGATACCGTCGCAGGAGTTCGCATTCCCGCTGGAGGGTTGGTCCTCGTTTGTTCCTTTACCACCCACCGGCATCCGGATTTTTGGAGAGAGCCTGAACGATTTGATCCCGAGCGTTTCCTTCCTGAACGCAGTCGTGATCGCCACCGTTATGCGTTTTTCCCATTCTTGGGTGGCAGGCATCAGTGCATCGGCCAGGGGTTGGTGATGATTGAAGCGCCGTTGATTCTGGCCCTTCTGCTCAAGCATGTGAAGATGCACATGCCGTCGGGTATCAGGCGATATCCGCTTCCCGGTACAGCCTTGCGTCTGAAGGAGGGGTTTCCCATTACAGTGGAATTTAGGAAACCTCTGCCTGCATGCTGA